In a genomic window of Maricaulis maris MCS10:
- a CDS encoding BlaI/MecI/CopY family transcriptional regulator: protein MARPSSAQLTEAEQRIMTVLWTRGEASVREITDALHAEFGLAYTTVLTTIGIMADKGYVGFRKSGRAHIYSALLTRDGARNQALGSMVRTLFGGSAQSLAQHLVRAEKLTLQDIEDLRAAVLEETGADREADENPDGEAK from the coding sequence ATGGCTCGTCCCAGCTCTGCCCAACTGACTGAAGCCGAACAGCGCATCATGACCGTGCTGTGGACGCGCGGCGAAGCCAGTGTGCGCGAAATCACCGATGCGCTGCATGCCGAGTTCGGTCTCGCCTATACCACCGTTCTGACAACGATCGGGATCATGGCCGACAAGGGCTATGTCGGGTTTCGCAAATCCGGTCGGGCCCACATCTATTCGGCCTTGCTGACCCGCGACGGCGCCCGCAACCAGGCGCTGGGATCAATGGTCCGCACCCTGTTCGGTGGCTCCGCGCAAAGCCTCGCCCAGCATCTCGTGCGGGCGGAGAAGCTGACCCTGCAAGACATTGAAGACCTGCGTGCGGCCGTGCTCGAGGAGACCGGCGCG